The Streptomyces tendae DNA segment GTAGGCCGGCGCGCCGAGCTTCTTCGCGCCGCGGGCGAACATGATCGAGTGCCGGCACTCGTCGGCTATCTCGGTGAGCGCCCACTGGAAGGTGTCGTCCGTGGGGTCCTTGGAGTAGATGTCCCGCAGGATCATCTGCTGCAGGATCATCTCGAACCAGATGCCGGTGCAGGCGACGGACGCCGCCTCCTGCCGGGTCAGCTCCTTGCGCTGCGCGTCGGACATCTCGTCCCAGTACGCGGTGCCGTAGAGCGTGCTCCACTCCGGGCTGGCCCCGTGGAAGTCCTTGTCCAGCGGGGTGTCCCAGTCGACCTCGGTGAGCGGGTCGTAGGAGAGCTGCGCGGACGAGTCGAGCAGCCGACGGGCCACGTCGTCGTCCGCGGGCTGATCCGGGTGCTGTGCCCGGGAGGTGGTGAGGGCCATGCCGGGGCCTCCTCGAGTCGAGTCCGTACGCCATTACCACGGGTAACCCGCTTGCTGACGAACTGTATAGCAACACGCCCCGGGTTCCCAGCCCCCTGGCACCGTCATGCGACAGACGGCACACGACACCGGCACGGCGCCCGCCGGTACGGGTGGGGAACGGGCGTGCGAAATACCGCCGTTACGGCCAAGGGGTGTGCGGGGCTCAGGGGCACGGATCGGCGCCCGGTCGTCCGCACAGGGAGTGCCGGAGCATGCCGGACACGGGCCGGTGGACACGGACGCGTCCCACGTGTCGGACGTGCGGCCCGCGGTCGAGCGGCACGGCAACTACCGCCCCCGGTACGCGGTGCGCGTGCTCACGCGCGCACCTCACCCTGCTGTGGTGCCGGGCACCGGCTCTCAGAGACCCGAGACCTTGCTGCTCGCCGAGATCTCGTAGACCAGGGTGACCGTACGGCGGCCGCCCGGTGGGAGCGGGACGTCCCAGCGGGCGATGCCGTCCGGGTCCACCGCGGCCGGTGCGGGGGAGCAGGCGTCCTCGCGCAGCCGTACCTCCACCGCCGAGACCTCCGACACCGGGATACGTTCCCGGACGGCGACGACCCTGTCGTCCCGCTCGTCCGGGGCGGAGAAGCGGGACAGGTGCAGACGGACGGTCCGGGTGAGCACGGTGCGCTGGGTGAGGCCCGTGGTGTCGCGGGTCTCCTCCGTCTCCCGTACGACACGGTGGTCGTCGCGGCTGCCGAAGGCCAGCTCCACGGGCGCACCGGGGGCGGTGAAGTCCAGCGTGCCGCGCCCCACGAAGCCGCTGCCCCGGACGAGGTCCACCGGTCCGGCCAGCAGCGCGTGCCCGGACCGGTTGTCGCACCGCACCACCTGGGTGACCAGCGGGGACAGCTCCGGCGCGCAGGCGTACTCACTGCGCGCGGTGGTGGTGAAGGAGGACACCGGTATGCGGTGCGCGCGGCCGTCGGCGGGCACCGAGACCGGCGCCGGCGCGTGCAGGACGCGTACCTCCCCGCCGTCGTCCACGCCCGGCAGCCCCTGCACGGGGACCGGCCCGAGCTCCGCGATCTCCTCCTCCCGCAGGTCCACCCGGACCGTACGGCGCTCCTCGGCCGTGCGGTCCTGCAGCGTCAGCCGGTCCTCACCGAGGCGTGGCGGTTCCGTGGCCGCCGAGGAGCGTGCCGTGGACAGGGTCAGCCGTACGCCGGACCAGTCCTCGCCCGTGCGCTGCCAGACGATCGCCTCCGTGGCCAGGGTGAGGTCGTCCCCGTCGAGCACGGCCCGGTACGCAGGCCGCCACAGCGCGCACGGCGTGAGATGGCTCAACCGCAGCCCGGCCCGCCCCGCGACGGACGCCTCGACGGTCAGCTCGACATGGCCGACCAGCTCGGCGGGCTCCGTCTCGGCCAGGGCGAGGGCCTGCTCCGCCTCCGCCGTCTCACCGGACACGGCCGTCAGCCGCGCCTCCGCCTCGCGCAGTTCCTCGGCCCGCGTCTCCCGCTCCCGGTCGACCCGGTCCAGTTCCCGCGACCAGCGGTCGCGTTCGGTCTCGCCGAAGCCGGCGCCCTCACCGATCTCCCGCAGCAGATCGGCGGCGAGCCGGCCGAGCGCGTCCCCGCGCGCCCGCAGCCGGTCGCGCCGCTGCTCCAGCTCCAGCCGCTCCTCCTGCAGGGCGGCGGCACGCCGGCGCAGCGGGGAGTCGTCGGCGGCGGGCCCCGGTCCGCGTGGTGTCCAGGCGCGCACGATCCGCGTGTCGAGGACGGTCACCGGGAAGTCGGCCGTCAGCTCGGCGTGCAACGTCCGGTCGACGGCGAGGGCGCTGACGGGTCCGAGCCGCAACCGCTGCGTACCGGCGCGCAGTTCGAGCGTGGCGGTGCGCTCCACGTGCGCGCGGTCCTCCGTGCAGGTGACGGCGGTGACGGGAAGGGGGATCGGGGCGAGCGGCTCCGAAGACGTGGACATCTGTGTCAGCTCCTGCGGTTGCCGCCGGTCAGGGCCTTGCCGGCCGGGATCCTGATCTCGTGGCCGCCGTCGAGGGCGGCCGTACCGCCGGCCGGCAGGTCGACCCGCCAGATCCGGGTACCCGGAGCGTGCCGCTCCGGGTCGGCGGTGTCCTCGGGCGCCGTCCAGTCGGCCCGTTCCTCGATCCGTACGTCCGCCTCCGAGGTGACCGGCACGCGCTCGCGCACCTCCACGCGGACGGGCACTGGGAGCCGGTTGGCCAGTTCCACATGGACGCGGTGGTCCAGCACGGTGACGTTGTTGCGCAGGCCCGCGGTCGACTCGGTGAGGTGCGTCCGGCGGGTGACACCGATGGCTTCGGCCGGCCCCAGCCCCAGCCGGCGCACACCGCCCGGCGCGAGGGTCGGCAGCGCGGCGGTCAGCTGGTACTCCCCGTCGACGCTCACCTCGACCGGGCCGGCCAGCAGCGCCTGGTCCGTCGCGTTGGACAGCACCAGCGTCGCGTACACGGTCTGCTCCACCGCCGGCACACAGACGTACTCGGTGCGCAGGCCGACCGGGATCTCGCCGACGGTGACGGTGTGCCAGGTGCCGTCCGAGGGGATGTCGGCGGGTGCCGCCGCGTCGTAGCGGTGATCGAACGAACCCGCCGACTCACGGGGCCGCACGGCGTGGCCGGGCAGCGGCAGCGCGGCCGGCTTCTCGGCGCGGCGGCGGTACTCGGCGGTCACCGGGTCGAAGCCCGAGCCGGGGAAGAGCCGGCCCCGGCGGTCCACCGGTTCGTCCGGACCGCTCAACACGAGGGCCACGTAGTCGAGTTCGGCGTCGTCCGGCTGGGGCGGGCCCGGTACGGGCGGGGGCGGGGGAGCGGCCGGGGCCGCACCGGCGGCCGGCGGCGCGGGCGCCTTGGGGGCCGCTGCCGCGCGGGCGACGGAGGGCCCCGCACCGGGACGCGCCCGCCCACGCGGCCGGTTCGGGGCGGCGGACCGGGCGTGGTCCGCGAAGCCCTGGGGAGCGGCGCCGTACGCGGCGCCGGGGGCGGGCAGCGCGGAGGGCGCCGGAGGCGGCGGGAGCGGCGCGTCGTACGCGGGACCTCCCGCCACAGGACCCCCCGCCACGGCACCTGCGACCATCATGGCGCCCGCCGTAGGTTCGGTCCGGGGTGCGGGACCGGCCGTGTCGTACCCGGAGAACAAGTCGGTGAGCCCCGCCGGTGGTTCACGCCAGCGGGACGGTGCGGGGGCGGGCTGGCTGCGTCCGATGCGGACCGACCGCAGCCGGGGCAGGTCGGTACGGCGGCGCAGGTCGGCCGTGGCGAAGGCGATGCGCACGCCGGTCCAGTCCTCGCCGCTGCGCTGGGCGACCGAGGCGCGCAGCACCAGCCGCCCGCTGTCCTCGCCCTGACGGTGGGCCAGACGGTAGGCCGGCACCCACACGGCGCCGGGCACGCCGTACTCGATCTCCACCTCCACCTCGGACCCGCCCTGCGCCTCGCCCGCGCCGGCCAGCGTCAGTACGGCGCAGTACGAGGAGGCGACCCCTGACCGCGGTGTGTCGGTGCCGGCCCGCTCCAGCCGGTCGTGGGCGACGTCGAGCTCGTGGTCGGCGCGCCGCAGTTCCTCCTCCAGCTCGCGGAGCGTCGCGTGCAGACCGGCCAGGCGCTCGTCGACGAAGTCGGCGAGCTCCAGCCAGGCGTCCACCGGGGTGCGGCGGTGCGGGTCGTCCCGCTTGCGGCCGGGCGGGACCGGGCGCAGCCCGGCGACCTCCTCGATCCGCTTCAACTGCCGCTCGCGACGGGCCTCCACGGCCTTGTACGCGTCCACCAGCCGGTCGACCTCACGCCGGGCCTCGTCGGCCGCGTCCGCGTCGACGACCTCCGCCTCGGCCTCCGCCCGTGCCTCGGTGACCCGGACACCCGGCGCGGAGAGGACGCGGGCCCGCACCGAGTGGGGATCCAGCGAGCGCGGCAGTCCCCTCACCCGTACCCGGCCGTCCGCCGGGACGGTGCCCCGGGCCACGCGGCGGCAGAGCGCGCCCTGCGCGTAGACCACCACAGATTCCAGTGCCGACGCCCATGTCGGTGCCGTGCCAGCCGTCATGTCTTCCCCCGAGCAGCCGTGTCCGTGCCGAGGGCAGCCTACGCCGTGACGGTCCGCACCGGATCACCAGACAAGACACCAGTAGGCGCCGTGGTGGCCGATGCCGATCCGGCTCTCCCACGGCACCAGCGCGGGGTCGGGCCGGCCCACGGCGGACATCGTGCAGGCCGGGTCGCCGACCGTCCCGGCGGCGGCCATGCGCTGCGCGGCGGCCGTCGCGGCGCGGGAGGTGTACCACGTGGTGGTCACCCGCGGGTGCGCACCGGACGGCTCGGGTGTCGGCGTCGCGGGCGGCTTCGGCACTGCTGTGGCGGCGGGTGTCCTGGAGGGCTTCGGCGCAGTGGGCGTGGACGTGGGTGCCGTGGTCGGCTCGGCGGTGGGCGTGGCTGGCGTGGTGGTGCGGGTCGGCGCGGTCGTCGGGGTCGGTTTCGGTTGCGGCGTCCGGGTGGGGGCGGGGGGTGGCAGGTGCGGACCGGGAGAGGCGGCCGGCGGAAGCGCCGGAGCGGGCGGCGTGGGCACGCGCGTCTGCGACCCGGGTGGCGGCGGGACACGCGGTCCCGGCTGCGTCGCCCCCGGGGGCACCGCCGGT contains these protein-coding regions:
- a CDS encoding DUF4139 domain-containing protein, encoding MTAGTAPTWASALESVVVYAQGALCRRVARGTVPADGRVRVRGLPRSLDPHSVRARVLSAPGVRVTEARAEAEAEVVDADAADEARREVDRLVDAYKAVEARRERQLKRIEEVAGLRPVPPGRKRDDPHRRTPVDAWLELADFVDERLAGLHATLRELEEELRRADHELDVAHDRLERAGTDTPRSGVASSYCAVLTLAGAGEAQGGSEVEVEIEYGVPGAVWVPAYRLAHRQGEDSGRLVLRASVAQRSGEDWTGVRIAFATADLRRRTDLPRLRSVRIGRSQPAPAPSRWREPPAGLTDLFSGYDTAGPAPRTEPTAGAMMVAGAVAGGPVAGGPAYDAPLPPPPAPSALPAPGAAYGAAPQGFADHARSAAPNRPRGRARPGAGPSVARAAAAPKAPAPPAAGAAPAAPPPPPVPGPPQPDDAELDYVALVLSGPDEPVDRRGRLFPGSGFDPVTAEYRRRAEKPAALPLPGHAVRPRESAGSFDHRYDAAAPADIPSDGTWHTVTVGEIPVGLRTEYVCVPAVEQTVYATLVLSNATDQALLAGPVEVSVDGEYQLTAALPTLAPGGVRRLGLGPAEAIGVTRRTHLTESTAGLRNNVTVLDHRVHVELANRLPVPVRVEVRERVPVTSEADVRIEERADWTAPEDTADPERHAPGTRIWRVDLPAGGTAALDGGHEIRIPAGKALTGGNRRS
- a CDS encoding mucoidy inhibitor MuiA family protein, encoding MSTSSEPLAPIPLPVTAVTCTEDRAHVERTATLELRAGTQRLRLGPVSALAVDRTLHAELTADFPVTVLDTRIVRAWTPRGPGPAADDSPLRRRAAALQEERLELEQRRDRLRARGDALGRLAADLLREIGEGAGFGETERDRWSRELDRVDRERETRAEELREAEARLTAVSGETAEAEQALALAETEPAELVGHVELTVEASVAGRAGLRLSHLTPCALWRPAYRAVLDGDDLTLATEAIVWQRTGEDWSGVRLTLSTARSSAATEPPRLGEDRLTLQDRTAEERRTVRVDLREEEIAELGPVPVQGLPGVDDGGEVRVLHAPAPVSVPADGRAHRIPVSSFTTTARSEYACAPELSPLVTQVVRCDNRSGHALLAGPVDLVRGSGFVGRGTLDFTAPGAPVELAFGSRDDHRVVRETEETRDTTGLTQRTVLTRTVRLHLSRFSAPDERDDRVVAVRERIPVSEVSAVEVRLREDACSPAPAAVDPDGIARWDVPLPPGGRRTVTLVYEISASSKVSGL